AAAAAGTGTTCAAATTGGATACTTCAGTCCTCAACAAATTTTTATACAAGTATAATTCATGCTATTGGGGTGCAAGCACTACTCAAAGTATTTAGTGGGTGCTCACAGTAACAGACcctttatattttgtttatttcagtTGTTCACTTTATTCTGTTTATTAAGGTAATTTAGATGGCTAGGTCTGCATTTATTCCTTCCTTCTGCGCTGGATTTCTTTGAAACTTTTCCTTGGTTTTGTTTTACATCTCCTTGTCCATCCTTTTTCTCCACCAAGACATATGTGTAAAAATCAGATACACTGGTGAAACACTGGTGCTGGGTCATAATTGAATTATGAGTCAAGACATAAATTGCTGTCCAACAAATTTTGAATCAGACACTTTGGTcccaatatatttttttcactcTGGAAATCCCAAGAATTATTCCAGTAAACAGATTGGTCCATTTATCTCCAGTCTAGATTTTCAGTAACATGCTATGATCCTAAACAAACTATATTTTGGCGCTCACTGCGGCATTATTCTAAGAATTCCAAGTGGTTCCAATATATTTCACTCCAACTTCGGATTCATGCCACATATTTTATTCCATCTTTCATTTAAGTACATTACTACTGGTGTTAACAGCCAAATTCAACTACTAATTCATTATAAGTATTGAGAACTTTTAAAAAGTTTGATAATTTAGAAACATAAATGCGTAGTgttcaaatatatttttatccGCTGTCCACAGTAATTAGCTTGATCCAGAAATTTAAGAAAGACACATAAGTGCTAGTGCTAAGAATAACTCGGATGTTCTTCTCACGAATCCTAAACAATCTAGGCAACATGACATAAAATTTGGGCAAAACCTTCTCATAATAGTACAGTTGATGCATACCTAGTTTTTCTTGTCGACATTGTCCTTTCCCTTGATAATAATGACTGGGCACTGAGCATGGTGGGCACAGTAGTTGCTAACACTGCCAAGGAACATCCTGTTAAGGGGAGAAAATAGAAACATTATGTGTGGTGTGTCCAAAATTTCTCACTtcaaaaattcctttgtttAATAATAACTGCATTCAATTTAACGCATGTCCAAAAATGTCCAATATGCAAGTCAAAACAGTTATAAATTTGCTGTGAGGTGAATGTGGCATGTGAATAAAAGGTTGAGAGGGTGCTTGTGTACAATGTTTAAAGCATTTGAAGATTATTTCCTTATTCAGCAACGGTTTGTTAACACGGCATCACTCTACGATAACTGTTATTTGCTCGTATCATATTATAGACAAACTGGAAACACTTATTGGCAAAGGCATTGCTTCCATACAATTGAGAAAATTTCAACTTCTTTCCCGGTATTACATAGACCAATCATTTCCTATTCTTAACCATTGCTAATATTCTCATCTAGAGAAGAATCATTCAGTGTGTTTATAGCAAAGTATGAAATGTGCAAATGCAAGTTTTTGCTTACTTTTCTAGCAATAACAAAGGCTTGTCACATGTTAAAGTGTACCTCTTAATAGGGCCAAATGCACGGGACCCCATCACAAGCACATCAGCATTTAGATCCTGTGCAGCTTCACATATCTTCTCCTTTGGGTCTCCCACAACGACATGGGTCTTGATCCTCGGTTCCTATACAATATACATATAGACAAGTCAATCCTGTAGACCCCAAAATATACTAAATGACAACCATCTCAGGCCAAATCACATTCAAACATAACAACATCAACAACAAAACCTTGTGTTTACTAAGAGGGGTCAGTTACATGGATCAAACACCATTGCACCATATCATGAATCATATTTGAACTCAACATATTGACCCATTACAACTTTATATACCTTCCTTTTCATCTTTTCTCCACTTTGTGAAAGAATGAATCATTGTGCCCTTAGTAAATCTTTCTAATGTAAACAGAATGGATTACTTAGATGTTAAAGGTTGTGCAAGAGTAATTTGGTAAAGCTGTTTCATAATTGTGCCTTGATGTCAGATTTCTTAACTCCTACACATATAGCACTAAAGTGCAATCAAACTTTTCCATAAACACCAAATACTTATTCCTATACAATAGCTTATGGgtgactaattttttatatccaTATAATATGGTTGAAAGTGTAATATCAAATAAATGCAGGGagtatattaaataaaataaaataaattaaaaaagatgaaaataataataataataataataacattttCTAGTTGTTCAGACTTCAGATCCCCTGTTTCTATGAGGCAGTCACTTAAACAAAATCCATTTGATCCCAAACGATTGTCTAATTTTAATTACGCACATGAATtggaaaaataataacaaatctTATGGTTTTATATAGATTAAATTAATTGCACAAAAAATTACTTTCTTTCCTAAATTTAATAGGATTATTCacagaaaaataattatattaactaACTTTTCTGAATGAACATTTATTTAGGatcaaataaaatttgaaaactaGACAATTATTTAGGAGAATAAAGAGTACtatattataaaatcataaattagaaattaaaacaaaaggagtgaaaagaaaagaaaaacagcaTAGAATGTCAATTGTCAAAGTCAAAATAGGTAAGTAAAACGAAACCACTTACAGCCAAATTGAATTCAGCGCAAATTCCTAAAGCGTGATTGAGTACGGCTTCAGTGATACGCTTCTGGTGAGCCTCGATCGCCGCCGTGATCGCCGGTACTTCCAGGTCAGCTGTTCAATAATCCAAAACAATTAAATTtcccaaataataataataataataataataataataataatacaaataaaGGTTAGTTGAAGTCGAGTTACTTGGGCCGCCGAAGGGGATGGCGCCGGGGTTGAGGCCGGTGGCGATGGAGGGTGGGGATTGGACGTGGAGAACAACAAAGGATCCAGCGTTGGTGGAATCGGAAGCAGGTGATCGTAGCTTGAGGTTTTGTAGGGCCCAGCGGAGAGCGGTCATGCTCTGTTCGCTGCCGTCAACGGCCGCCACCACGCAGGTTAAGTTTCCAGCTACGGATGACATGATTTGTTTGAATCTGTTGTGAGTAGTGAGTAGTGTTTTCCACCTAATCTAACTAACTAATCTCTGTCGGCTGTTGCCGTCACGGAAGGACACTCTACAACATGACTAGTTTTTCACTCCGGTCGCAGTTTCATTTTCCCCTGTGCTTTTGATTTTcatattgtattttattttatttaccgGAATAAATAGAATAGGATAAACTAGAGCTATTAAAAATTTAAGGGAAAAGGACTAtctaactttttaaatttttgacaaatatatttttgataaaatttaaataaaaaaagtttttaattttaataaatagagAACAATTTAAATCTTTCGTCTATTTAATTTTCATACATCAAACAGAACTGATTGACGTGGTTAAAATGGTGTCCAGGTGTCCGTTACActggaagaaaaataaaattcgaaagaTAAATAAGTCTTTGACgtcattttacaaataaaattcgaaggacaaataggtccttgAGAATTTAGTTCATTATGCTTctatatatatcatatattactatctAATTGAACTATACCTATATTAtgtatcatatattactatctaatttaataattaaatgtgtCACATGAActcttattaaaattgagaaaaaatatttttttttaaaattaataaactccctTCCTAAATTCTCTTATTTACCTCTCTTCATTTTTCTAGTTATCTCtactatttttactctatatatgatttatattttatattagtaatttgacatATCAAAATATGTTATccgatatttttttacaattaaaatattttaaatgtaaaagtatacacgttaaattattttaaattttaataatgaatgttaaaattaattattaataaaaaattagacttttcatataaaaataataactaaaaatcttattatttaattttctatcTACAGATATCTTGGTCTTCTTAACTAGAGACTTTTGTCAACTTAAGACTtttttgtaaaagtagtttgattttataaatcttttgtgtCATGCATAATTTATACTTCTTAACTAGAGGCTTTTGTCAACTTAGGACCTtttttgtaaaagtagtttgattttataaatcttttgtgtCATGCATAATTTATACTGTCAGAACAAAGTgaactataatttaaaaaaaattttattcccGTAATGTTATTACGGATAAAAATACTAGTTttaatataatacacaaatgcaCTAATGCTAACTTAATACATAAATGATGCACAAATGAACTAATGCTAACTTGATGCATAAATAAACTGATGCTAACTAATGCCACTAGTATGATGAAAACTGAACTGCAATTTAACaaattctaatataatacacaaatgcaCTAATTTTAACTAATGCTAACTAATGTGAGAAAGCTGAACTAATATAATACAAGCTCAATTTCTgcaattttaatacaaataatctAAATTGCATAATACAACAAGTTAACTAGATTTCAAAATACAAgcataattttataaactaaaatCTTATAATAGAAGCATAATAGAAGCATAATGAACTAAATTTTCAAGGTCCTATTGGTCCTTCAAACTTTATTTGTAAAACGACGTAAATGACTTATTTGtcttttaaactttatttttttttcagcaTGGCATCGTAACGGACACCTGGATACCATTTCAATCACGTCAGCCAATTCCGTTTGGCGTATGAGAGGCAAATAGACGGAATGATTAAATTGTCTCCATTTGTTAAAGTCAGAGactttttgtatttaaattttatcaaaaatatatttgtcaaaaatttaaaaaatcagagacttatctgttttttttttcaaaatttaaaagttaactAGAAATTGATCCTCACAGACAATGGCTGTGAAATTAGGGTGGATAAGAGAATAAAAgaattttgttattaatttttgagaa
The Arachis stenosperma cultivar V10309 chromosome 7, arast.V10309.gnm1.PFL2, whole genome shotgun sequence genome window above contains:
- the LOC130941965 gene encoding universal stress protein PHOS34 produces the protein MSSVAGNLTCVVAAVDGSEQSMTALRWALQNLKLRSPASDSTNAGSFVVLHVQSPPSIATGLNPGAIPFGGPTDLEVPAITAAIEAHQKRITEAVLNHALGICAEFNLAEPRIKTHVVVGDPKEKICEAAQDLNADVLVMGSRAFGPIKRMFLGSVSNYCAHHAQCPVIIIKGKDNVDKKN